The DNA window AGCTTGATGGCAGCGCCACGCGCCACGTTGCCGGTGAGTAAACCAAGCACGATGCGCGTGTCGCCGCGGAGCGTTTCGAGCAGCGGGCGGACCCCCGGCATGACGGTTGCCTGATGAGCCGTTTCGGCCAGATCGCGTTCGAGATGGAACAGATAGCGGTCGATCACCCGACCAATCCGGTCGTGGTCGCGGGAGAGCCGATCGCCGCCGGCTTCGAGCAACTCCACCACGATCTGCGGATCGGTCTTGCCGTCGAAGCGGACGTGCTCGACCGCTGCCGCACCGATCGACGTCTCCTCGGCCAGGGCAGCCAGAATCGCACGCCGCCCCGCTCCGCCGGAGAGCAGCAGAGTACCGTCGATGTCAAAGAGCACCAGGCGCTTCGTCACGAGGTCGCGTCCGGGCTGGCATCCGCGCAGGCACGACAGACGGTCACACCCTGAAAAGTGCAAATCAAACAGACGAACGTTCCGCAGCGCTCGCACGGATACCCCTCCGAGGCGCGTTCCTCCCGACCGCAGGCTCGGCAGATCATGGCATCCGTTACCGGTTTCTTCTGGCTTTCCACCTGGGTCACTCCGTGATGTTGTACAACTTGACCTTGTTGATCAGGGTTGCCCGGGAAATACCAAGTTCCTTGGCGGCACGGGTCCGGTTGCCACCATGATAGCGCAACGTCCGGTCGATGTGCTGATGCTCGAGCGCCTCCAGGGTCATCGGTGTATGACGACGGTCGCCCATTCCCGATCGGGCCCGGAATTCCCCTGGAAGGTGCTCGACGTTGACCGCCGGCTGTCCCTTGGCCACCATCATGGCCCGCTCCAGCACGTTCTTCATCTCGCGAAGATTTCCCGGCCACGGATAGGCGAGGAACCGCTCGTGAACATCCACAGCCAGCGACTCGGGCCCATCGGGCAGCTGAGTCCTGAGATCCGCATGCAGCAGCGCCACCAGGCCAAGCCGGTCTTCCTGACTCCGCTCCCGAACCGGCGGAAAGGCCAAGGGCATCACACTGAGCCGGTAGAAGAGGTCCTCGCGGAAGGTCTCCGCCTCGACGGCCTCCGACAGATTGCGCCGGGTCGTGACCATCAGGCGGGTGTCCACGCTGATATCGTCGGTGCCACCCAGGCGGCGGAAGCTGCGGGTTTCCAACACTCGCAACAGCTTGGGCTGGATTTCCTCGGGCAGGTCGCCGATTTCCCGCAACAGCACCGTCCCACCGTCGGCAAGCTCGAGCAGGCCGCGACGACGCTCGGTTGCTTCGACGAAGACCCCACGCTCGTGCCCGAAGAGCAGCGACTCGAGATAGGTCGCATTCATGCCGGTGCAGTTGACTTCGAGGAACGG is part of the Gemmatimonadales bacterium genome and encodes:
- a CDS encoding HAD hydrolase-like protein, translated to MTKRLVLFDIDGTLLLSGGAGRRAILAALAEETSIGAAAVEHVRFDGKTDPQIVVELLEAGGDRLSRDHDRIGRVIDRYLFHLERDLAETAHQATVMPGVRPLLETLRGDTRIVLGLLTGNVARGAAIKLRAVEIPPEGFAVGAYGCDHAVRAELPAIAAQRALSHFGRVPSGADVVIIGDTPADVTCGNGIGAVSVAVATGSYRPEDLAEAGAHHVFDDLSDTERVAAAILGTSA
- a CDS encoding sigma-54-dependent Fis family transcriptional regulator, which translates into the protein MTDSILLVHDDPATLRAIGARFEEAGHEVVRELSVDAALGALPRIRPDAVLLALSLGTPEAIQTLGAGQVPVVLFGDQPGSERVALGMRSGATMVLDAAGDADVVLTAASRAALLTKARRVASALLARTASPHGLDSLGTSSVMKQFVQQVSLLAQSDRTTLLLNGETGVGKAWTARIIHDLGPRSGQPFLEVNCTGMNATYLESLLFGHERGVFVEATERRRGLLELADGGTVLLREIGDLPEEIQPKLLRVLETRSFRRLGGTDDISVDTRLMVTTRRNLSEAVEAETFREDLFYRLSVMPLAFPPVRERSQEDRLGLVALLHADLRTQLPDGPESLAVDVHERFLAYPWPGNLREMKNVLERAMMVAKGQPAVNVEHLPGEFRARSGMGDRRHTPMTLEALEHQHIDRTLRYHGGNRTRAAKELGISRATLINKVKLYNITE